The Muntiacus reevesi chromosome 10, mMunRee1.1, whole genome shotgun sequence genome has a segment encoding these proteins:
- the CCDC110 gene encoding coiled-coil domain-containing protein 110, with product MSPEKRPEEEDEVDCVLLSASKILNSSEGVKENGSSETEHGCVSESENQIQPQSALKALQQQLESFQALRIQTLQNVSMVQSEISEILNKSIIEVENPQFNPEKNLVFSAHNEMALPIENQEETLSTEKIHHFEDSRTLHSAEEKFSSDSIDSLPQSIDVPCQIHFKDILTQRTSTDNSASENSDRLKNYNNFYNFLPNAPQNGMSQAETLILDKSKMTMPLLKTGFCENLDDICHSIKQMKEELQKSHNRELALTNELQTLKAVPRHGNYDLPPIHKEKNNFIKEENIESNLSEDIKSKRILELEALVNKLLPLRETVSKFHVNFCRKCKKLSRSEIHRGKRNEKNNKEIPITDKNVADLKLHSRVPRHTLAFFDPTKYEMKDKEKQPFTVKQGSIIVENEKTSKVNSVTEQCVAKIQYLQNYLKESMQIQKKVMKLENENLTLKTKIKPLVFTTQSLIQKIEMYEKQLKTLVEEKNTLQSKLTKTEEDGKECLKELKKIVSNYNVLQGQNKTLEEKNSQLSLENQQIIETLDQLKSKEHKTQSDMAIVNNENKRLSIEMESMKTNILLIQEEKEMLEKKTHLLLKEKGALENELKENHLETAQLKEKERLAKIEQETLLQIVETVKNEKLNLETTLQESTAAREMMAREIEDIQTYQSTAEENFLQEIKNAKSEASIYKNSLSEMGNECELLSKMVKEIKTDNQLLKEELKKNSQETIKFENSICRLEEDKILLENYVRSIENERDTLEFEMRNLQREYSNLSEKICSHHIDLSKMGHVSRKDKFHFDIYDIYEDTSSPGNRPLALGLKAAVRRQLQHVGFSSCCSRALGHSLSSCDVHRLRSSMACEIFPDQSAKLCPCIARWILHH from the exons AACACGGCTGTGTATCAGAATCAGAAAATCAAATCCAACCACAATCAGCATTGAAA GCCCTTCAGCAACAACTGGAATCATTTCAGGCTCTCCGAATACAGACTCTGCAAAATGTTAGCATG GTACAGTCTGAAATCAGTGAAATATTGAACAAAAGTATTATTGAAGTAGAAAACCCACAATTTAACCCAGAAAAAAATCTAGTATTCAGCGCACACAATGAAATGGCTTTG ccTATAGAGAATCAAGAAGAAACCCTTTCTACGGAGAAAATTCATCATTTTGAGGATTCCAGGACTCTTCATTCAGCAGAAGAAAAATTCAGTAGTGATAGTATTGACAGTCTTCCTCAAAGTATAGATGTTCCATGCCAGATACATTTCAAGGACATACTAACTCAGAGAACTTCGACAGATAATTCAGCTTCAGAAAATTCTGACAGGTTGAAGAATTATAAtaacttttataattttctacCTAATGCACCTCAAAATGGGATGTCTCAAGCTGAGACGCTAATTCTGGATAAGTCCAAAATGACAATGCCTCTTCTCAAGACTGGATTTTGTGAAAATTTAGATGATATTTGCCATTCCATCAAACAAATGAAGGAAGAGCTTCAAAAGTCACATAATAGGGAACTGGCACTTACAAACGAACTGCAGACTTTAAAAGCTGTTCCAAGGCACGGGAATTATGACCTGCCCCCCattcacaaggaaaaaaacaactttattaaggaagaaaatattgaaaGTAACTTAAGTGAAGATATAAAATCAAAGAGAATTTTGGAATTAGAGGCATTAGTAAACAAATTGCTCCCACTTAGGGAAACAGTGTCAAAATTCCATGTGAATTTTTGTAGGAAATGTAAAAAATTATCTAGGAGTGAAATACACAGGggaaaaaggaatgagaaaaacaataaagaaattcCTATCACTGACAAGAATGTTGCAGATTTAAAACTCCATTCCAGAGTCCCGAGACATACACTGGCATTCTTTGACCCaacaaaatatgaaatgaaagacaaagaaaaacaaccaTTTACAGTAAAACAAGGATCAATAATagttgaaaatgagaaaacatccAAAGTCAATTCTGTTACTGAGCAATGTGTAGCAAAAATTCAGTACTTACAGAATTACTTGAAAGAATCTATGCAAATACAGAAAAAAGTAATGAAACTAGAGAATGAAAACCTAAcccttaaaacaaaaattaaacctCTTGTCTTTACCACACAATCTTTGATACAGAAAATTGAAATGTATGAAAAGCAACTTAAGACACTGGTTGAAGAAAAGAATACTCTCCAGTCCAAGTTAACTAAAACAGAAGAAGATGGCAAAGAGTGTcttaaagaattgaaaaaaatagtTAGTAACTATAATGTTCTCCAAGGACAAAATAAAACCCTCGAGGAAAAAAACAGTCAACTTTCTTTGGAGAATCAACAAATAATAGAAACATTAGATCAACTAAAAAGTAAGGAACACAAAACTCAAAGTGATATGGCCATTGTCAATAATGAAAACAAACGATTGAGCATAGAAATGGaatcaatgaaaacaaatattctattgatacaagaggaaaaagaaatgttagagaaaaaaacacatctgcttctaaaggaaaaaggtgcaCTGGAAAATGAACTGAAAGAAAACCATCTAGAGACAGCACagctaaaagagaaagaaagattggCAAAAATCGAACAAGAGACACTTCTTCAGATAGTAGAAACGGTTAAAAATGAAAAGCTTAATCTTGAAACAACCTTACAAGAATCTACTGCGGCGAGAGAGATGATGGCAAGAGAAATTGAGGACATTCAAACGTACCAATCTACCGCGGAAGAGAATTTTCTgcaggaaataaaaaatgcaaagtcAGAAGCAAGTATTTATAAGAATAGTTTGTCAGAAATGGGCAATGAATGTGAACTGTTATCAAAAATGGTAAAGGAAATTAAGACCGATAATCAGCTTctaaaagaagaactaaaaaaaaatagtcaagaaactataaaatttgaaaatagcaTCTGTAGACTTGAGGAAGACAAAATACTCTTAGAAAACTATGTAAGGAGTATAGAGAATGAAAGGGACACCTTGGAATTTGAGATGCGGAATCTTCAAAGAGAATATTCAAATCTAAGTGAAAAAATCTGTAGTCACCATATTGATCTCTCAAAAATGGGTCACGTTTCAAGGAAAGATAAATTCCATTTTGACATCTATGATATTTATGAAGACACCTCTAGTCCTGGGAATAGGCCTTTAGCCCTGGGTTTGAAAG ctgcggtgcgcAGGCAACTCCAGCATGTAGGTTTCAGCAGTTGCTGCtcgcgggctctagggcacagcctCAGTAGCTGTGATGTACACAGGCTTAGaagctccatggcatgtgagatcttcccggatcagagcGCGAAACTGTGTCCCtgtattgccaggtggattcttcaccactga